One genomic window of Caballeronia sp. SBC1 includes the following:
- a CDS encoding TetR/AcrR family transcriptional regulator yields the protein MVRKKSFDRDAALVVAMHVFWERGYEATSTDVLTEAMGIGRQSLYDTFGDKRKLYLEALRLYSAQSVSELVARVRGEASPLDALRTVLSQPGVLPVDRRKLGCMGVNAIGEFGQSSNDVLQAMDGSGSVLGLVLESLVREGIAAGEILDSVKPETAVRYLLSVRSGLMISARGGAAAEHLLEVADMALNAFRTKTSA from the coding sequence ATGGTTAGAAAGAAATCCTTTGATCGAGACGCGGCTCTCGTCGTCGCGATGCATGTTTTTTGGGAACGCGGCTACGAGGCTACGTCGACCGACGTATTGACCGAGGCTATGGGCATTGGGCGCCAAAGCCTGTATGACACCTTTGGCGACAAGCGAAAGCTTTATCTCGAGGCACTTCGTTTGTATAGCGCGCAGAGTGTGTCTGAACTCGTTGCCCGGGTTCGTGGCGAGGCGTCCCCGTTGGATGCCCTGCGCACCGTCCTTTCGCAGCCCGGCGTCCTCCCGGTGGACCGCAGAAAGCTCGGCTGCATGGGAGTCAACGCGATTGGCGAGTTTGGGCAGAGTTCAAATGACGTGTTGCAAGCAATGGATGGCAGCGGGTCAGTGCTGGGTCTGGTGCTGGAAAGTCTCGTCCGAGAGGGAATTGCGGCTGGCGAAATTCTGGATTCTGTCAAACCGGAGACGGCTGTCCGGTATTTGCTTAGCGTGCGTTCCGGCCTAATGATTTCGGCGCGCGGAGGTGCGGCGGCCGAGCACCTGCTTGAGGTCGCAGACATGGCATTGAATGCCTTTCGTACAAAGACGAGTGCCTGA
- a CDS encoding amino acid ABC transporter ATP-binding protein, translated as MNTNIRTIEVRGLSKAFGNNQVLRGVDFSVSKGEVVVVMGPSGSGKTTLLRSLNFLEMPDAGTVTVCGIDVECAGSSKPSREHQKKIRAIRQRTAMVFQSFNLFPHRTALENVMEGPVSVKGVPRAQASERAMHLLTQVGLAAKANEYPGRLSGGQKQRVAIARALAMDPEVILFDEPTSALDPALREDVLNVMRDVAKLGMTMLIVTHEVRFARDVADRVVFMDGGVVAEDKTPQAFFGEGISPRVRQFLHLIET; from the coding sequence ATGAATACGAATATCAGGACAATCGAAGTTCGTGGGCTTTCGAAGGCCTTCGGCAACAACCAGGTGTTGCGCGGTGTCGACTTCAGCGTATCGAAAGGCGAAGTTGTAGTGGTGATGGGTCCGTCCGGGTCGGGCAAGACCACGCTGCTGCGTTCACTGAATTTCCTCGAAATGCCGGATGCCGGCACCGTGACTGTGTGCGGCATAGATGTTGAATGCGCCGGTTCATCGAAACCGTCTCGCGAGCATCAGAAGAAAATCCGCGCGATCCGTCAGCGCACGGCAATGGTGTTCCAGTCGTTCAACCTGTTTCCGCACAGGACAGCACTGGAAAACGTGATGGAAGGTCCGGTCAGCGTCAAGGGCGTTCCCCGCGCGCAGGCATCGGAGCGCGCAATGCACCTGCTGACACAGGTTGGCCTGGCGGCAAAAGCCAACGAGTATCCGGGACGGCTGTCCGGCGGTCAGAAGCAGCGCGTAGCGATCGCGCGGGCGCTCGCGATGGATCCGGAAGTCATACTCTTCGACGAGCCCACTTCCGCTCTCGATCCAGCGCTGCGAGAGGATGTCCTAAACGTAATGCGCGATGTCGCCAAACTGGGCATGACAATGCTGATCGTCACGCACGAAGTGCGGTTTGCGCGAGATGTTGCGGATCGGGTCGTTTTCATGGACGGCGGCGTGGTTGCTGAAGACAAGACACCGCAAGCCTTCTTTGGTGAGGGCATCAGTCCACGCGTAAGGCAGTTCCTTCATCTGATCGAGACCTGA
- a CDS encoding YbhB/YbcL family Raf kinase inhibitor-like protein has product MALSIGRMLKNVRAGEAHLLCRQEEIVSVRPSVVLGSSAFVDGGSIPAEYAGHGVGTNESPPLHWSGVPDRTAELVLVVEDPDAPLPRPFVHLIATGIAPQIRSFARNALSADVAAARGIALGRNTFGRREYAGPRALPDHGPHRYVFTIFALARRLPASHPYNKRRLLTALEGSVIGWGRLDGFFERVSGTRR; this is encoded by the coding sequence ATGGCATTGAGCATCGGACGTATGTTGAAAAACGTGCGCGCGGGCGAAGCGCATCTATTGTGCCGGCAAGAGGAAATCGTGTCGGTGCGCCCGTCCGTCGTGTTGGGCAGCAGTGCGTTCGTCGACGGCGGCTCGATCCCGGCCGAATATGCAGGTCACGGCGTCGGCACGAACGAATCGCCCCCGCTACATTGGTCGGGCGTTCCCGACAGAACCGCGGAGCTCGTGTTGGTCGTCGAAGATCCGGACGCACCGTTGCCGCGCCCATTCGTGCACCTGATCGCAACCGGCATTGCGCCTCAAATCCGGTCTTTTGCGCGCAACGCGTTATCCGCTGACGTTGCGGCAGCACGCGGCATCGCGCTCGGACGCAACACGTTTGGCCGTCGCGAATATGCGGGCCCGCGTGCGCTGCCCGATCACGGGCCGCATCGTTACGTGTTCACCATTTTTGCACTCGCGCGCCGCTTGCCAGCTAGCCACCCATACAACAAGCGCCGTCTGCTGACGGCGCTCGAAGGTTCGGTGATCGGCTGGGGGCGCCTCGACGGTTTCTTTGAAAGAGTCAGCGGAACGCGCCGTTGA
- a CDS encoding amino acid ABC transporter permease produces the protein MTELFMRSLPLLRSAVLMTIFLGLTSFVLGSTLGLLVALARVSSMGVLRALAFAYVSVFRGTPLLVQILLIYFGLPRYGLTLDPVPAALLALTLFSAAYLSENFRSGINAVDKGQWEAAMSLGMGYWKAMLRVILPQGLRIAIPPVGSRLIALIKDTSLASTITVVELTRVADQVGASTFRYMEMFLMVGIIYWGINQILTIVQTILENRLSRRFV, from the coding sequence ATGACCGAACTTTTCATGCGCTCGCTGCCGCTGTTGAGGAGCGCGGTGCTGATGACGATCTTTCTCGGCTTAACGTCTTTCGTGCTTGGCTCGACGCTGGGGTTGCTCGTCGCGCTGGCCCGGGTCTCGAGCATGGGCGTACTGCGCGCGCTCGCATTCGCATACGTTTCCGTCTTCCGTGGCACGCCGCTACTGGTGCAGATACTGCTTATCTATTTCGGCTTGCCCCGGTATGGTCTGACACTTGACCCGGTTCCCGCTGCGCTTCTCGCGCTAACGCTGTTCTCAGCAGCGTATCTGAGCGAGAACTTCCGCTCCGGCATCAACGCGGTGGACAAGGGCCAGTGGGAAGCGGCGATGTCGCTGGGCATGGGTTACTGGAAAGCCATGTTGCGGGTCATCCTCCCTCAGGGCTTGCGCATCGCCATTCCGCCCGTCGGCAGCCGCCTGATTGCACTAATCAAAGATACGTCGCTCGCTTCGACCATCACGGTCGTAGAACTAACCCGCGTGGCCGACCAGGTCGGCGCATCCACCTTCCGCTACATGGAAATGTTCCTGATGGTCGGCATCATCTACTGGGGCATCAACCAGATTCTCACGATAGTCCAGACGATCCTCGAGAATCGCTTGTCGAGGCGTTTTGTATGA
- a CDS encoding LysR substrate-binding domain-containing protein: MRIRDIEVFRAVMNAGSTSKAAALLGISQPAVSQAIRRLETMADFGLFERVRSRLVPTQEAVALMREVDQYFRGFEVIEHRIRSLRSYGLGRLAIACLPALGTGFLPRVIAAFDASSRDVQISLQVMSSREVHEKVSAGQVDFGLMSDEMSMAGLEHSVFVRMPAVAVMNQHHPLAARPFIAVADLPEFPFIALNPEDSTRLRLDTQLTAREIRLKTVVETPYSHTVCELALAGVGIGIAHPLVTLDFAERGLVVKPIDVEVMFTGVLVFRPGTPHTETARQFMRHMRMQLERDQKALKLALGAAATEEDEAAVRKRSRRPAGERVCQSR, translated from the coding sequence ATGAGAATCCGGGATATTGAGGTGTTCAGGGCGGTCATGAATGCGGGAAGCACGAGCAAGGCGGCAGCCCTGCTCGGCATCTCGCAACCGGCTGTGAGCCAGGCCATCAGGCGTCTGGAAACCATGGCGGACTTCGGGCTGTTCGAGCGGGTACGCAGCCGGCTCGTCCCTACCCAGGAAGCCGTCGCCCTGATGCGAGAGGTAGACCAGTACTTCCGCGGCTTCGAGGTCATCGAGCATCGAATCCGTAGTTTGCGGTCTTACGGATTGGGGCGGTTGGCGATCGCCTGTCTGCCGGCACTGGGCACGGGCTTTCTGCCTCGCGTCATCGCGGCGTTCGATGCTTCGTCCAGAGATGTGCAAATATCGCTACAGGTAATGAGCTCGCGCGAAGTACATGAGAAGGTCTCGGCGGGACAGGTGGATTTCGGCCTGATGTCCGACGAGATGTCGATGGCCGGCCTGGAGCACTCGGTATTCGTGCGTATGCCGGCTGTAGCAGTGATGAACCAGCATCACCCTTTGGCCGCGCGTCCTTTCATCGCCGTCGCCGATCTGCCTGAATTTCCCTTCATCGCGCTGAATCCCGAAGACAGCACCAGGTTGCGCCTGGATACGCAGCTCACGGCGCGCGAAATCCGCCTCAAGACGGTCGTCGAAACGCCGTATTCGCACACGGTATGCGAACTGGCGCTCGCGGGAGTCGGTATAGGAATCGCTCATCCGCTCGTGACGTTGGACTTCGCAGAGCGAGGGCTCGTCGTGAAGCCGATTGACGTCGAGGTAATGTTCACGGGAGTGCTCGTGTTTCGCCCCGGCACCCCACACACCGAGACCGCGAGGCAGTTCATGCGGCACATGAGAATGCAGCTTGAACGTGACCAGAAGGCGCTCAAACTGGCGCTAGGCGCTGCGGCGACAGAGGAGGACGAAGCTGCCGTTCGCAAGCGTAGTCGCCGTCCGGCAGGGGAGCGTGTTTGCCAAAGCCGCTAG
- a CDS encoding tyrosine-type recombinase/integrase codes for METTAINTPGRVPWNKSKFTGQKPPLKLKEIWAIRIRLQLSARTRDLAIFNLAIDSKLRACDLTKLRVRNICHGQHVASRATVMQQKTQRPVQFELTEQTRDSAEAWIRTAGLSQSDFLFPSRIHESPHLSTRQYARLVHRWIASIGLDDTAYGTHTMRRTKASLIYRRTKNLRAVQLLLGHSKLESTVRYLGIEVDDALEMAEQTEV; via the coding sequence ATGGAGACGACCGCGATCAACACACCCGGGCGTGTCCCGTGGAACAAGAGCAAGTTCACAGGACAGAAGCCGCCGTTGAAACTGAAGGAGATCTGGGCAATCCGGATTCGCCTGCAACTTTCGGCGCGGACACGGGATCTCGCGATTTTCAACCTAGCCATCGACAGCAAGTTGAGAGCGTGCGATCTGACCAAGCTACGAGTGCGTAATATTTGCCACGGCCAACACGTTGCATCACGGGCAACGGTCATGCAGCAGAAAACGCAGCGTCCGGTCCAGTTCGAGCTTACCGAGCAGACCCGGGATAGCGCGGAAGCGTGGATCAGGACCGCGGGACTGTCGCAGTCAGACTTTCTGTTCCCGAGCAGGATTCACGAGTCGCCACACCTTTCAACGCGCCAATACGCCCGCCTCGTGCATCGCTGGATCGCGTCGATTGGTCTCGACGACACGGCGTACGGAACCCATACAATGCGTCGGACAAAGGCATCGCTGATCTACCGGCGCACAAAGAACCTGAGGGCGGTCCAGTTGTTACTTGGCCATTCCAAACTTGAAAGCACAGTCCGATATCTCGGCATTGAGGTCGACGATGCACTTGAGATGGCCGAACAGACTGAGGTCTGA
- the metC gene encoding cystathionine beta-lyase, with translation MTSHTQKAPPPFRSLSPAVVRASTVVFDSLAEFTCRKERQPDGYSYGITGTPTARQLEHRIAELEGGAHCVVTPSGQSALMTTVMGFVRGGDHLLVSAACYGALKTFADKWLAHFNVEVELYPPAIGAEINKYIKPNTRMICMESPGTVTMEMPDIPAIVEVAKRHGVLTMMDNTWGSPLAFKPLEHGVDFSVEAATKFFGGHSDLLVGCISMNDTDYYATVRETQSVLGQQTSPDDCFLVMRGLETLKVRFAAQSAGTLQIARELERHPEVSKVLFPALLSDAGHAIWKRDFSSSGCLFSLILQPAPEAAFSAFFDALQHFAIGASWGGVHSLAAFYPAPLQAERAFPLTDQAIVRLSIGLEDPAMLLEDLFAGLDAFKRTRVAGT, from the coding sequence ATGACAAGTCATACCCAGAAAGCGCCGCCGCCGTTCCGCAGCCTCTCGCCCGCCGTCGTACGGGCATCCACGGTCGTATTCGATTCTCTCGCCGAGTTTACGTGCCGTAAGGAACGGCAACCGGACGGTTACAGCTATGGCATCACCGGGACGCCAACGGCTCGCCAACTGGAGCATCGCATCGCCGAACTCGAAGGCGGTGCGCATTGCGTGGTAACACCCTCTGGTCAGTCCGCGCTGATGACGACCGTCATGGGTTTCGTGCGCGGTGGCGATCACCTGCTCGTGTCTGCTGCCTGCTACGGCGCGCTGAAGACGTTCGCGGATAAGTGGCTGGCGCACTTCAACGTCGAAGTCGAACTGTATCCGCCAGCAATCGGGGCTGAGATTAATAAGTACATCAAGCCCAACACCCGCATGATCTGCATGGAGTCGCCGGGCACGGTGACGATGGAGATGCCCGACATCCCGGCGATCGTCGAAGTCGCGAAACGCCACGGCGTATTGACAATGATGGACAACACCTGGGGAAGCCCGCTCGCTTTCAAACCGCTCGAACACGGTGTGGACTTCAGCGTCGAAGCCGCGACAAAATTCTTCGGCGGCCATTCTGATTTGCTGGTGGGCTGCATCAGCATGAACGACACGGATTACTACGCGACCGTGCGCGAGACGCAGAGCGTTCTCGGCCAGCAGACCAGCCCCGACGACTGCTTCCTCGTGATGCGCGGTCTGGAAACCCTGAAGGTCCGCTTCGCCGCCCAGAGCGCCGGGACGCTGCAGATTGCGAGGGAACTTGAACGCCACCCGGAAGTGAGCAAGGTGCTGTTCCCGGCGCTACTGTCCGACGCCGGCCACGCCATCTGGAAGCGGGACTTTTCGAGCAGTGGGTGTCTCTTCTCCCTGATTCTCCAGCCTGCTCCGGAGGCTGCGTTCAGCGCGTTCTTCGATGCGCTCCAGCATTTCGCCATCGGTGCGAGCTGGGGGGGCGTGCATAGCCTCGCTGCCTTCTATCCGGCCCCGTTGCAGGCCGAGCGCGCATTCCCGCTGACCGACCAGGCTATTGTGCGCCTTTCGATCGGGTTGGAGGACCCGGCGATGCTACTTGAAGACTTGTTTGCCGGTCTCGACGCATTCAAACGAACCCGCGTAGCCGGTACCTAG
- a CDS encoding VOC family protein: protein MPVLMSRLILYVRDVELLKSFYQTHFGFRVAEEIENEWVVLKAGSIEITFHRVGEPYRELPKQANTSNAKIVFSVESGLSALREKLLSAGVRMRDLKRYEGFAQLMCDGEDPEGNVFQLSQSD from the coding sequence ATGCCGGTTCTCATGTCCAGGTTGATACTTTACGTCCGTGATGTTGAGTTGCTGAAGTCGTTCTATCAGACCCATTTCGGGTTTCGGGTCGCCGAAGAAATCGAGAACGAATGGGTTGTGCTGAAGGCCGGTTCAATTGAGATTACTTTCCACAGAGTTGGCGAGCCCTATCGCGAGCTACCAAAGCAAGCCAATACTTCGAACGCGAAAATCGTCTTTTCGGTGGAGTCTGGGCTATCAGCGTTGCGCGAGAAACTGTTGAGCGCGGGTGTTCGAATGCGTGACTTGAAACGCTACGAGGGCTTCGCCCAATTGATGTGCGACGGAGAGGACCCTGAGGGAAACGTCTTTCAGCTTTCCCAGTCCGATTAG
- a CDS encoding peptidase E: MRRILAIGGGGFTTEKEASPIDAYIQELMGKSRPRICFIPTPSGDNTAQIDKFHAAYGTLGFETATLSFFNGWGSNVIPYTDYKQRLLSQDAIFVGGGHLKSALAVWREWGLDETLSEAWNRGVLLAGMSAGAMCWFETGLGGPFEQGNYGLQRGLGFISGACAAHYSNVNIPERRVNFLSEMRLGRMPRTVAIDDRAAVLFADREIEKVVSWAPVSTAYRVEKVDDEILETPLVAVQLDGAAG; encoded by the coding sequence ATGCGGCGGATTCTTGCAATCGGCGGCGGTGGATTTACGACTGAAAAGGAAGCATCGCCCATCGACGCGTACATCCAGGAGTTGATGGGAAAGTCCCGCCCCCGAATCTGTTTCATTCCAACTCCTAGCGGAGATAACACCGCGCAAATCGACAAGTTCCATGCTGCCTATGGAACTCTCGGCTTCGAAACGGCAACACTCTCGTTCTTTAACGGATGGGGTTCCAACGTAATTCCCTACACCGACTACAAGCAACGGCTTCTGAGTCAAGACGCGATATTCGTTGGTGGTGGACATCTTAAGTCCGCGCTGGCGGTGTGGCGGGAGTGGGGCTTAGATGAGACTCTTTCGGAAGCGTGGAACCGGGGTGTTCTCCTCGCCGGTATGAGCGCCGGTGCCATGTGTTGGTTCGAGACAGGCTTAGGCGGGCCGTTTGAACAGGGGAATTACGGTTTGCAGCGCGGTTTGGGCTTTATTTCAGGAGCCTGTGCAGCCCACTACAGCAACGTTAATATTCCAGAGAGGCGCGTAAATTTTTTATCGGAAATGCGTCTTGGAAGGATGCCGCGCACCGTTGCTATTGACGATCGCGCTGCCGTTCTTTTTGCGGATCGCGAGATCGAGAAGGTCGTTTCTTGGGCACCCGTTTCGACCGCTTATCGTGTCGAGAAGGTTGACGATGAGATTCTTGAGACGCCGCTTGTCGCTGTTCAATTAGATGGTGCCGCGGGCTGA
- a CDS encoding GntR family transcriptional regulator — translation MTLRPGSSSTSLPRSRGTSLHRQIFVVLRERIVTGRYAAGSVLPREEDLCEHFGVSRITARRALADLEAQGFVQRRQGLGTFVRPDLPVVRPAATLGFVDALHKTATETKVEVLSVGVESVPASIGALLQLAPDEQALHALRLRKTGDVTLMVSDAWIPERYGKTLTASRLKKQALYEILMSQGVEFGRVIQEVTAVAADPTFARWLNTDVGMPLLKVTRIVYDASREPVQHLTLTVSPEHSRIVTDMSVDRINALSTGQIVHDVHPLPAQNSGAPRAPGQTKRRA, via the coding sequence ATGACACTTCGCCCTGGATCTTCTTCCACTTCGCTTCCGCGTTCTCGCGGCACCTCGCTACATCGTCAGATCTTCGTGGTGCTGCGCGAGCGCATAGTTACCGGTCGTTATGCTGCTGGTTCGGTGCTGCCGAGAGAAGAAGATTTGTGCGAGCACTTTGGCGTCTCGCGGATTACCGCGCGCCGCGCGCTGGCGGACCTCGAAGCGCAGGGCTTCGTACAGCGTCGCCAAGGGCTCGGCACGTTCGTGCGCCCCGATCTTCCGGTGGTGCGACCTGCGGCAACGCTGGGTTTTGTCGATGCCCTCCACAAGACCGCGACCGAAACCAAAGTCGAAGTGTTGAGTGTTGGTGTCGAAAGCGTGCCTGCCTCGATCGGCGCGTTGCTGCAACTCGCGCCGGACGAGCAGGCGCTGCATGCACTGCGTCTGCGCAAGACGGGCGACGTGACGTTGATGGTGTCCGACGCGTGGATCCCCGAGCGGTACGGCAAGACCCTCACCGCGAGCCGTCTGAAGAAGCAGGCGCTGTACGAAATCCTGATGAGCCAGGGCGTCGAATTCGGCCGCGTGATACAGGAAGTCACCGCAGTCGCCGCCGATCCGACATTCGCGCGCTGGCTCAACACCGACGTCGGCATGCCGCTGCTGAAGGTGACGCGCATCGTCTACGACGCATCGCGTGAGCCGGTGCAGCATCTGACGCTTACGGTCTCGCCGGAACACAGTCGCATCGTGACCGATATGTCGGTCGACCGGATCAATGCGCTGAGCACCGGCCAGATCGTCCACGACGTCCATCCGCTTCCTGCACAGAACAGCGGCGCGCCGCGCGCGCCAGGCCAAACAAAGCGTCGCGCGTAG
- a CDS encoding TetR/AcrR family transcriptional regulator — protein sequence MTATGEATATRIVEAARQFIMRRGYSGFSYADVADAIDIRKASIHHHFPSKTDLAIAVLQQQRARFDADMAALQVSGADGLAQLRAYIDHWERCITDDSAPFCVAGMLGAELPALPDEVAQEVKAHFEDLTAWLEPVLESAAKDNLIELKSSVQTEAATLLSLVYGAMLAARAYGNAALFKHVTDSAVGRLVKPHKRTRSA from the coding sequence ATGACTGCGACCGGAGAAGCGACCGCGACCAGAATTGTTGAAGCCGCGCGGCAATTCATCATGCGCCGTGGCTACAGCGGATTTAGCTACGCGGACGTCGCTGATGCGATAGATATACGTAAGGCGAGTATTCACCACCACTTCCCCTCGAAGACAGATCTGGCGATCGCTGTGCTGCAACAGCAGCGGGCAAGGTTTGACGCAGACATGGCGGCACTTCAGGTGAGTGGTGCAGACGGTCTTGCGCAGTTGCGCGCCTATATCGATCACTGGGAACGCTGTATTACGGACGACAGCGCCCCGTTCTGCGTTGCTGGTATGCTCGGCGCCGAACTCCCGGCGCTTCCCGACGAAGTGGCGCAAGAAGTGAAGGCGCACTTCGAGGACCTCACCGCGTGGCTTGAACCCGTACTTGAATCAGCTGCGAAAGACAACCTCATCGAACTGAAGTCGTCGGTTCAAACCGAAGCCGCAACGCTCCTGTCGCTGGTCTACGGTGCAATGCTGGCTGCGCGGGCCTATGGCAACGCCGCACTCTTCAAACATGTCACGGACAGCGCAGTGGGGAGACTTGTCAAACCGCACAAACGCACCCGATCCGCCTGA
- a CDS encoding SDR family oxidoreductase encodes MRGNGSIVPDNRRQRVVLVTGASGGLGKATVDHFHSRGWSVAAAARDPRNLHLWRSDGDVFGVRLDLLDQASVKAAVAEVEERFGHIDVLVNNAGTGLAGPLEAMEIPTLQKHFETNVMGAISVTKAVLPGMRRKRTGTIVNVTSIAGRLGLPFMAPYVAAKFALEGLAESLRYELAPFGIKMRLVEPSGIRTSFQHEWISDAPYEREIAMLRQHMADGMAKSLLPEKVASVIYRAAVSTGSTLRFPTRDAGLLMLIKSLLPDSILQALIRVAFLKEYPTGYEDHG; translated from the coding sequence ATGAGAGGAAATGGATCAATCGTTCCAGATAATCGGCGACAACGGGTCGTACTCGTCACCGGTGCGTCCGGAGGGCTAGGCAAGGCGACGGTAGACCATTTCCATTCGAGAGGCTGGTCCGTAGCAGCAGCGGCGCGTGATCCGCGGAATCTGCATCTCTGGAGAAGCGACGGCGATGTCTTTGGCGTTCGCCTCGACCTCTTGGACCAGGCGTCGGTAAAGGCCGCGGTCGCTGAGGTGGAGGAACGGTTTGGCCACATCGACGTACTGGTCAACAATGCGGGAACGGGGCTCGCGGGGCCGCTTGAGGCGATGGAGATCCCGACATTGCAAAAGCATTTTGAAACGAACGTGATGGGTGCAATCTCGGTCACGAAGGCAGTGCTACCGGGGATGCGGCGTAAGCGGACGGGGACAATTGTCAACGTCACCTCGATTGCCGGTCGGCTTGGGTTGCCATTCATGGCACCGTACGTAGCGGCGAAGTTCGCGCTGGAAGGCCTCGCCGAATCATTGCGGTATGAGTTGGCACCGTTCGGCATCAAGATGAGGCTCGTCGAACCGTCTGGCATAAGGACCAGCTTTCAGCATGAGTGGATCTCGGATGCACCCTATGAGCGCGAGATAGCAATGCTCCGCCAACATATGGCCGATGGCATGGCCAAATCGTTGTTGCCGGAAAAAGTAGCCAGTGTGATTTACCGGGCGGCGGTCAGCACCGGTTCGACATTGCGATTTCCGACCCGGGATGCGGGTCTGTTGATGTTGATAAAGTCTTTGCTACCGGACTCGATCCTTCAGGCGCTGATTCGCGTCGCGTTCCTGAAAGAGTATCCGACCGGTTATGAGGACCATGGTTGA
- a CDS encoding transporter substrate-binding domain-containing protein translates to MKTINGWRRALTAVSFVALCTAFSFPATVQAADLLAQAKASGTLRVANTQSSPPWSMLDESNNPVGYDVAIAKEVGKRIGVPNVVFIADSFKNFVEGLKTGKYDLVMNDLTPTPAREQQVDFGDPYGVEDFRIFVPAGNTDIKGKDTLKGKRVGVVTGSSNETWARAHLKDSDIRSYDNGALIFNDLGSGRIDAVIISHFGGMKYANVNHLPVKEVGEPLIYQLSAPAIVKGQPALRTSVNRAIAEMMADGTIEAIAKKWVGSDYDMAGMIAKAKAQKE, encoded by the coding sequence ATGAAAACAATCAATGGATGGAGACGCGCTCTCACGGCAGTGAGTTTCGTGGCACTTTGCACGGCGTTCAGCTTTCCCGCTACTGTGCAAGCGGCAGACCTGCTTGCGCAGGCGAAGGCGAGCGGCACACTGCGCGTGGCCAACACTCAGAGCAGTCCGCCGTGGAGCATGCTTGACGAAAGCAATAATCCTGTCGGCTATGACGTCGCGATTGCAAAGGAAGTCGGCAAGCGCATTGGCGTGCCGAATGTAGTATTCATCGCCGATTCGTTCAAGAACTTCGTGGAGGGGCTAAAGACGGGCAAGTACGACCTCGTGATGAACGATCTCACGCCTACGCCTGCACGCGAGCAACAGGTTGATTTCGGCGATCCATACGGCGTGGAGGATTTCCGTATTTTCGTACCTGCCGGCAACACGGACATTAAGGGCAAAGACACGCTTAAAGGCAAGCGGGTGGGCGTGGTCACCGGCTCGAGCAATGAAACATGGGCACGAGCACATCTGAAAGATTCCGATATCCGTTCCTACGACAATGGGGCGCTCATCTTCAACGATCTGGGCAGTGGGCGGATCGACGCGGTAATCATTTCTCACTTTGGCGGCATGAAGTACGCCAACGTCAACCACTTACCCGTGAAGGAAGTAGGCGAACCCTTGATCTATCAGCTGTCAGCACCGGCTATCGTGAAAGGCCAACCGGCCCTGCGCACATCAGTCAATAGGGCGATCGCGGAAATGATGGCTGACGGGACGATTGAGGCTATTGCGAAGAAGTGGGTTGGGAGCGATTACGATATGGCCGGCATGATCGCGAAAGCCAAGGCGCAAAAGGAGTAG